A window of Fusarium oxysporum Fo47 chromosome II, complete sequence genomic DNA:
TTTTTCTGAACGTTGTTCCCGGCAGGCTTCTTTCCGTTGTTGTTTGGCGTCTTGCTGGGCATGACGATGGGTTTATTTGTGTGTATTgcgagaagatgatgctgaagctgcagaagctgttgatgacGATAGTGGGAGAATACTGTTGACCCCGTGAGTCGTGCGCGCGCCTCAGCTTGTCGTGGCGCCGAGTTGGTTGGGCCCGGACGGTGCTGGTTTGAAGAATGTACGGTGCCGAGGCCGAGAGAGCAAGACACGCTTTGAGATAGGAATTAAGACCGTGGTCGTCGTGGGGAGTTTGGTGCTGTATTGGATTGAGGGAGGTTCAAGGTGATGCTGCTGGTTGCTTGCTCGTGCTAGCTCACCAAATGGAGACCGGGGCGTTGGTGACTGGCCAGTGGGCAACTGAGGCGGCTGCTGAGAGACTACTTGGATGGGCTGGAAAGCTACTTGTTTTCACGTCTTATTTTGCGGCGCTCCACTGTACCCCCTAGGTATTCTTAATAAGCTGGTACCTTGTGGGGCCAGGAGCAGTGACGTTTCGATGTTGCCTGCAGCCTTTTGCACAACCTTGAGAATATCACCATGCTTATGTAAATTATGCAGATATTATGCTAGTCACTTCCAATCTTTCAACTAGGTACTAACATATAGGTGCCTAAGTGATAAAGTGACGAGACCCTACAGAGCAGCTTCCAAAATCGAGAAAAGGCTCTTTAGCCAAAAATGGATATACAAATAGTATCGCCTAGGGGAACAAATGTGTATAGTTTCAAGACTTCTCTTTCATCATGTTGGCAAGAAAGATGGCAATTTGGCGACACTTCAAGTTCCAGGACTATAGCAAGTGTCGAGTCATACTTAGGTAGGCGTATATTATTTGCATCATAACCTAGGAGGTCAACTCTTGCATATGGGAGAGGCACCTCATGTAATCTTGGTCTACCTACTTTCCGAGAATAGCCTCATCATACCAAAACGAATACCCCTTGACGCCGATTTGTTCCGGGTATACACCCAACGCCTGTTTTTGCAAAACACAAAGTGTACCATGCCCGATGTTCTTTTTACTCGCGGATAAGCCTTCTCATAACCACCACCATTTCTCCCAGGGCCAGACCATTATTCACCCTTGCCAGGCATGACCTTCGCTGCCTGGACTGCACTCATTTTTGCAATCCATCCGGTAGACGGCTGAATCTTGCGGACAGTACGTAGCTCATCAGACGAGTATCCAGGGACACGGATGTTGTAAGTTCTCTCCAGGACAAGTTGGATGTCGCGAATCTCGAGCACCTTGGAACCACGCTCCTTTGAGTTTCGACACGCCGCATGAAGGACACTGTCAACAAACGAGTCTGCCATGTTCAGGACGTTCTAGGACTAAGTTAGTAATTTCATCTCAACTGCAGTAGGCGATAAACTCACTTCTTCCACTTCAGGAGTGAGCAGGTTTCCATCTTGCCCCTCCGCCGGGCCTCCGCATACTTGCCGAACAAGTTCGTCCAATTTTTTCTTACTCAAAACGTGATCTCCCTCAGCTTCGTGGTTGTAGGCGGGAATTCTAGCCATCGCCGGTTGGTTCATAACGCCGCCAAGGGTTCCGCTTCCTTGGGACATTGTAGGCCGACCAGTGTTCACGCCGCCACCAACCGAAACACCTTGAGGCACGGCTGTGGCCTTTTCGGGAAGCACCTTGGGGATAGGCATTTTAGACTGCATTGGCGTTTGTTGAGGTTGTGGAGGATGTGCATGTGGATGACCTTGTGGTGTTGGTTGCTGGGGAACGTTAGGCCCCATCACTCCTTGATTCACTGCACTACCCGGTGTAGGTGTTCCAGTTGCGGCAGGCCGGCCAGGCACCGAGGCACTTCCTGGAGTGTTAATAGCCTTCTGGTTTGCAAGATCCATCGCAGCTGAGTGACTGAGAGCCTGCTGAGGACCCGCCGCCGTGACCGGAGCGGAAGCCGCCGCCGCTTGTTGGGGCGTAGGAATCCGTGGCGCGTTCTGCTGGGTTGGCGTCCCAGCCTGATTCTGTGCAGCTGTCGAAGCCATCACAGGATTTATGGGGGCAGCACCAGGTTCCTGTTTAACCTGAACTTGCGCCGCTGGTAGTTGCTGGCGTCCTGGTTGAGGTGTCCCTTGCGCCGGACGTACCTGCGCCGATGTTGCTCCAGGTGTTCCGTTGACTGGGGAAGCTCGACTGACGGCGGCTAACTGCTGTTTAGCAACTTCGACAGCCGCGTTAATAGGGGCAGTGTTAGTTTGCGCGTTGTTCTGTTGCTGAGCCGCTTGAGGTTGGTTTTGCGTTGCCTggggttgttgttgctgctgctgctgctgctgtggcCTCGGCTGTGCTTGGGGTTGATTTTGTTGTGTCGCTGCAGCCTGCTGCACTGGCTGATTTCCTTGTTGCGACAACCTTACAGAGTTTTGTGCTTGCGGTTGAGTTTGAGCTTGTGCTTGGGCCTGGCCAGTGCCCTGCAAACTTCCCTGTTGCTTGCGGACACTGTCAACCCATTTGTGGGCATCCGTATGGGCTTTGAGCTGCTGATCCTTCTTCAATTGTAGCTGTCGaagctcatcttctttgaACGGTTGTCCAGCCGCGGCTCTATCATTAATGATTTTATCAATTTGAGCAACCTTCTGTTTGCTCGCATCCATAGTCATCAAGGCTCGGGTATAACGTTCCTTGATTTCTTCTATCCATTTGGTAGCCTCGGCAGCGGATTTATCGATGACGGACTGAGGTGCTCGAAAATTGATCTTATTAACATGCTGCTGGATATGATCGGGGACCGGGTTTCGTCGAACGGCAGCAGCGGCAGCTGATTGGTTACCCGCAGCAGCCCCGGCagcttgttgctgaggctgtgCTTGATTTGCTTGCCCAGCAGCGTTCTGTTGCATTTGCTGAGGGCGAGCCTGCTGGTTCTGGGCATTCTGTCCTTGCATTTGCTGCGATCGTCTTTGCTGGATCTTTGTGATAAGCATCTTCGAAAACTCTATGATTTTTTGACGGGCAGCAATGTGATCCGGGCTGTTCTGGGGAGAGTTGTTGGCTTTGTTCCAAAGACCCTGCAATCCGGCCTCGTACTTGGACTTTTCCTCGTCACTCAATGTTGGAAGGTTCCTGATCTGGTTGGGCTGATACATAGGTGGTGGGCGTTGCTGTGCCTGACCAGCACCAGCttgctggccttggccttgctggGCCATCTGAGGATTCATAATGAATGTGATGGAACAGAACCGGAGGCAGGGTCGTTGCTACGGGACGGATCGAATGGTATGGGCACAAGGATAATACGAATTGGAAAACGTTACGTAGGTAGAGGATTGGAGTAGACAAGTGTACAATACAACAAATAAGAGGATCAGAAacttcaagaccaagaatAGAACCTATTGTTAAAATCTGGTAGTGTCGTGAATCACTTCACAGACACGCGCGTCGAAGAGGACGTGAGAATGACACGGAATAAGTGTCGGTCCGTGTCTTTGTATTTGTGATCATGACTGGGGTGTGGTAGTTGTTGTTGGGGTCTCGGGGAAGTACAGCTTGTCTTCAGTGGAGTGACTGAACAGGAGGATTGTTCAATTTAGTGGAACTGGTCTAACTAATAAGTACCTAGACACCTAGGCATGTGTTAGCTCTGGAGCACGTCTGTCAGGATGGGCTGGAGCTATCAAATCGTTGCTCGTTAGGTGTCATCATTGGTTTTCAAATTGTCGGTCGGGGGGTTGACTTTGCGCGGGGGAATACGCCATACGGATGGAAACTTCAGCGTGTTATATGTCCATAAACACGTCGATTACCAGCGTTATCAAGAACCAGAT
This region includes:
- a CDS encoding transcription initiation factor TFIID subunit A-domain-containing protein; translation: MNPQMAQQGQGQQAGAGQAQQRPPPMYQPNQIRNLPTLSDEEKSKYEAGLQGLWNKANNSPQNSPDHIAARQKIIEFSKMLITKIQQRRSQQMQGQNAQNQQARPQQMQQNAAGQANQAQPQQQAAGAAAGNQSAAAAAVRRNPVPDHIQQHVNKINFRAPQSVIDKSAAEATKWIEEIKERYTRALMTMDASKQKVAQIDKIINDRAAAGQPFKEDELRQLQLKKDQQLKAHTDAHKWVDSVRKQQGSLQGTGQAQAQAQTQPQAQNSVRLSQQGNQPVQQAAATQQNQPQAQPRPQQQQQQQQQPQATQNQPQAAQQQNNAQTNTAPINAAVEVAKQQLAAVSRASPVNGTPGATSAQVRPAQGTPQPGRQQLPAAQVQVKQEPGAAPINPVMASTAAQNQAGTPTQQNAPRIPTPQQAAAASAPVTAAGPQQALSHSAAMDLANQKAINTPGSASVPGRPAATGTPTPGSAVNQGVMGPNVPQQPTPQGHPHAHPPQPQQTPMQSKMPIPKVLPEKATAVPQGVSVGGGVNTGRPTMSQGSGTLGGVMNQPAMARIPAYNHEAEGDHVLSKKKLDELVRQVCGGPAEGQDGNLLTPEVEENVLNMADSFVDSVLHAACRNSKERGSKVLEIRDIQLVLERTYNIRVPGYSSDELRTVRKIQPSTGWIAKMSAVQAAKVMPGKGE